The Deinococcus hopiensis KR-140 sequence GGGCTGATGGAGGCGGGCGCGAAGGTGGCGCTGACAAGCGACCACGGCAACCTGGAAAACCTACGCGTGAAGGCGCACACCGCCGCGCGGGTCCCCTTCGCGGGACAGGCGATGGGCCTGACCGACGCTACAGATGTGGTGCAGGGCGGACGGGCCCTGAGGTCAGCCCTTTGTCTGCCGCTGGAAGCCGACAGCGACGCCAAACGTGAGGACTGACAGGATTGACCGCCTAAGTTATCCACAAAGTTTTCCACAGGGGCTGTGGATAAGTGCAGGACGGCTCCGGACTTTTCCAGAAACGTTCCCGTGCGTTTGTTCGTGCTGAACGGCCTTTCATGGGCCTACACGCACCAGGAAGGACCGCCCCGAAGTTATCCACACCCCCGCGTTTCACTGTGGATAACTCTGTTTTTCCGCGCCCTGCGCAGCCTGAACAAACGCCCGCACCTGCTCCACATCCTTGACGCCCGGCTGGCATTCCAGGCGGCTCACGGCGTCCACCCCGGCCGGGCGCAGCACCCGGATCGCCTCCGCAACATTTAAGGGCCCCAACCCGCCCGCCAGCCATGCCCTGGGAGGAAAGGCTTCTCGCAAGCTGTCCCAGTCGAGGGGCAGACCCCCACCAGGCTCGGGCGCATCGAGCATGGGCGTGACCCCGGGCAGGGCGAGCGCCTCCAGCGCTTCCTCGCGGCCCAGATCCCCTGGGCGCAGAACACGCAGAACGGGATGATAGCGGGCCACCTCCCTCACGTAAAGGCTTGACACTGGCCCGTGAAGCTGCACGGCGCTTACGCGTGCGGCCTCCGAGAGCCGCAGCACCTCGCCCAACCCCTGGTTCAGGAACACGCCCACCCGGGCCACGGCTGGCCCCACCGCCAGCCCAGCTTCGCGGGCCACCGCCGCTGAGACGAGACGCTTGCTGATCGGCGCGAAGATAAAGCCCAGGGCGTCCGCGCCCGCCTCGGCGCTCAGCACGGCGTCGTGAACGGACGTGGTGCCGCAGACCTTGACGCGCACGGTCATGGGCGGCCTTCGGACAGGCGGGCTTCGAGTTCGCCCACCCGGGCCTCGAGCTCACGGGTGCGGCGCAGCAGGGCCAGAAACAGCAGGGCGTAGTGGTCATAGAGTTTTGGGCGCTCCATCCGCAGTTCACCCGCCATCCACTCCGTGAGGAGACGCTCGGCTTCCCGCAGCACCTCGTCGTCGGGCACGTCGCGGTAGGACCGTTCGCCCAGAATGGCGCGGGCGAAGTTGAGTTCGCGGTCAGGATCGGGCATGGGCACATTGTAGGAAGGGATGGGCCGTCCGCTTTCGGCCGTCAGCGGTCAGTTGCCCGTTCTGCCGCTGGGCCAAACAGCCGATGTGGGCCGGGAGGGGGTGTGGCAGGCTGGCGGGCATGTCCCCTGCGTCTCCCCCTCGCCGCGAGACGGCGCTGCACCTGCTGTTTCTGCACCCGGATGGTGAGCGGGTGGCGCTGCATTCGGTTTCCGTGACCACCATGACCTATTACGGCGAGCACGTGCCAAACGCGGCTCCGGCCCACCTGCGCGCACGCCTCCTGCGGCGGCTGCACTTCCGGGGGCTGGGTGAGGAAGGCGGAGTGCGGCGGGCCGAATCGGTCTGGCACCTGCACACCGATGAGCTGGACCGCCTGGAATGGCGCGCGGCCTGGGACCTGACCGAAGTGCAACGGACATGGGTGGAGGCGGCCCGGACGCCCGCCACGCCCCGCCGTGCTCCCTGGATGCGCGCGGAGTGGCACACGCAGGCGCTGGCCTGGCTGGACGCTGAGCTCGCGGCGCAGGGGCTCGTGCGCCGGGGCGGGCCGGTAACGCTCAAACACTGGCAGATCAGCCTGCTGTGGCGGGTGGAGACGGACGGCGGCACACGGGTGTACCTCAAGGCGGTCCCCGACTTCTTTCGGCGCGAGGTGGCCATCACGCCCAAGCTGGCCTGCGCGCTGCCCAGCTCGGCTCCACCCGTGCTGGCGGCGGATGAGGCGCGCGGCCTTCTGCTGATGGGCGACGCGGGGGAAGGCCAGGACGCGCCGGATCTCCCCACCTTGATGCAGCATCTGGCCTGGCTGCAGCGGGAGAGTGTGGCGCTGCTCCCGGACCTGCCCCTGCCCGATCACGGCCCGGAGTACGTCCTCTCGCGGCTGGACGCCCTCTTCTCGGCCGCTGCGCTGCTCGTGGGCGAGGAGGGCGGACTGAGCGCGGACGAGGCAGCGGCCCTGCGTGCCAGGCGGCCCAAGCTGGAGGCGGCGCTGGCGCGGCTGGCGACCAGCCCACTGCCCCGCACCCTGGGACACGGGGACCTGCACGGCGGCAATGTGGTAGCGCGGGGGGAGAGCTTTACCTTCCTCGACTGGTCCGACGTGAGCCGCACGCACCCCTTTCTGGACGCGGACGCCGCTTACTTCCTGCCGTATGACGCCGCGCCTGCTGGCGGCCGAAAGGTGGTCGAGGAAGCCCACGACGCTTACCTCGATGCCTGGGCCGACTTCGCGCCCCTGTCTGAACTCCGCGCCCTCCACGCCGACGCCTTGCGCGTGGCAGAGCTGTACCGGGCGCTGGGATATGTGGACGGTATCCAGCCGCACGTGGAGGATCCGGCAGAGTGGCGCGGGGCCCACCTCCCGCATTTGCGGAAGTTGCTGAAGGACTAGAGCAGGTGCCAAAGTGCGCACTTCTTTTTGACTGAGCCTGGCGAGCCTGAATGCGCGTGGGAGAGCATGGCGCTGTGAGGGCTGCCCTTCCACCCGCGGCGCCATTCTCCGCCATGCGCTAGGCCCCTCCCGGCACCCCCGCCTCCGCGAAGGTGCGCATCTCCCGCAGGGTGGCGGCCGCTGACAGCAGCAGCGGGGCCGCCAGCACGCCGCCCGTGCCCTCCCCCAGGCGCAGGCCCAGGCAGAACATCGGTTTTAGCTCCAGGTGCGCGAGCTGCGCCGCGTGCCCCACCTCGGCGCACTCGCCCGCTGGAAACAGGAAGTCGCGCAGGGCCGGAACGAGCGCCACGCCCACCAGGGCCGCCGAACCCTCCACGAAACCGTCGAGAATCACGGCGCGGCGCGAGGCGGCGGCCTGAAACATCATGCCCAGCATCGCGGCGATCTCGAAGCCGCCGAGGTCCGCCAGCACGCCGAGTGGATCGGCACGACCACTGCCCTCCCGCTCCAGCGCCTGCCGCACCGCGTCCACCTTGCGGAGCAGCGTGGCGTCATCCACGCCCGTGCCCCGGCCTGTGACCCGTGTGGGGTCCAGCTCCAGCAGCCGGGCGGTCAGGGCGGCGGCGGGCGTGGTGTTGCCGATTCCCATCTCGCCGGGGATCAGCAGGTCCGCGCCTTCCTCGATGGCTCTGCGGGCGAGGGCAGCCCCCGCCAGCACCGACGCTCCGGCCTCCTCCTGCGTCATGGCGGGTTCGGAGCGCAGGTCCCGGGTGCCCCGGCGCACCGACGCGCGGAAGAGGGCGGGGTGTTCGGGCAGATCGGCATTGACCCCCGCGTCCATCACGTACACCCGCGCTCCCACCGTGCGGGCGATGGCATTCACGGCCGCTCCACCAGGCCCGGCGGGCGTATCGGCCAGGAAGTTCGCCACCATCGCCGGGGTGACCTCGGGCGGATAGGCGCTCACGCCGCCCGCCGCGACGCCGTGGTCACCTGCCGCCACGAGGACCGCCACCCCCTGAGGATGGGGCTGCTCGGTGCCGAAGACTCCGGCGAGGCGCACCGCCAGGTCCTCCAGGTCCCCCAGCGCTCCAGCGGGCTTGGTCAGCTGGGCCTGCCGCTCGCGGGCGGCGCGCATGGCGGATCCGTCGGCGGGCTTGATGGCGGCGATCAGGGCGGCGAGCTCAGGGTGGAGCGAAGTGGACATGGGGACTCCTGGGAAGGGGTGAAACATTGGGGATGAGGCGAAAGGAGGGTACACGCGCCCAGGACCAGGGCGCAGGCGGACGAGCAGGTGGCGGGCGGCGTATATGTGATCGCCCGCCTCAGCCCTCAGGATGGCGGCGAGGGCCCACAGACGGACCGGGGCGTTCAGGCCAAGTGCCCCGCCAGCAACGGGGAAAAGCCTCCCACCGCTGCCCGGAGGCCCGACGAACAGGCCCGGGGAGAGGGCAGAACAAGGGCTCCACAGCTTCCCGTTGCCCTGTCCCCACCCTCATTTCAACCGGACAGGCAGACCACTCACGAGCAACCACGCCTCGTCACTCGCCGCCGCCGCACGCTGATTGACCCAGCCCAGCAGGTCGCGGTAGCGCCGCGCGAGCGCATTGTCGGGCACGATGCCGAAGCCCACCTCATTGGTCACGAGGACCGTCAGGCCGGGGCGAGCGCGGGCAGCGGCCAGCAGCGCGTCGGCCCGCTCCAGCACCCCCTCATCCGCGAGGTCTGCAAGCATCAGGTTGCTCACCCAGAGGCTGAGGCAATCGAGGAGGACGGTCGGGGTAGAGACGGCCCCCACGGCGGCGGGGACATCCAGCGGTTGCTCCACAGTGACCCAGTCCGGCGGGCGCCCGTCGCGGTGACGGGCGATGCGCGCCGTCATCTCGTCGTCGAAGGCCTGGGCGGTGGCGAGGTAGGTGACGGGCCCACCGGCGGCGGCGGCGAGGCGCTCGGCGTGGCTGCTCTTGCCGCTACGCGCCCCTCCGGTAACGAACACAATCACAGCCATCCCCGTACCAGGCCCCAGTCCAGATTGGCCTTGACCCGGTCGGCGATGGCGTCCAGGCGGGCATCCAGACTGTTCAGCGCCGCAGGGGGCGTCAGGGCAGACCAGCCCAGAAAACGCTCCAGATAGGCTGGATTTTCCAGCAGGCCGTGAAGGTAGGTGCCGCGCACGTTGCCGCTGCGCCACAGCAGGCCGGGCGCGAGTTCCTGCACGCCTGGCCCCGCCCTGGTCTGGCCGTGGTGAATCTCGTAGCCCCGCAGCGCCAAGCCCGTTTCCCCGTCGACGAC is a genomic window containing:
- a CDS encoding phosphoribosylanthranilate isomerase, producing the protein MTVRVKVCGTTSVHDAVLSAEAGADALGFIFAPISKRLVSAAVAREAGLAVGPAVARVGVFLNQGLGEVLRLSEAARVSAVQLHGPVSSLYVREVARYHPVLRVLRPGDLGREEALEALALPGVTPMLDAPEPGGGLPLDWDSLREAFPPRAWLAGGLGPLNVAEAIRVLRPAGVDAVSRLECQPGVKDVEQVRAFVQAAQGAEKQSYPQ
- a CDS encoding phosphotransferase, with amino-acid sequence MSPASPPRRETALHLLFLHPDGERVALHSVSVTTMTYYGEHVPNAAPAHLRARLLRRLHFRGLGEEGGVRRAESVWHLHTDELDRLEWRAAWDLTEVQRTWVEAARTPATPRRAPWMRAEWHTQALAWLDAELAAQGLVRRGGPVTLKHWQISLLWRVETDGGTRVYLKAVPDFFRREVAITPKLACALPSSAPPVLAADEARGLLLMGDAGEGQDAPDLPTLMQHLAWLQRESVALLPDLPLPDHGPEYVLSRLDALFSAAALLVGEEGGLSADEAAALRARRPKLEAALARLATSPLPRTLGHGDLHGGNVVARGESFTFLDWSDVSRTHPFLDADAAYFLPYDAAPAGGRKVVEEAHDAYLDAWADFAPLSELRALHADALRVAELYRALGYVDGIQPHVEDPAEWRGAHLPHLRKLLKD
- the cobT gene encoding nicotinate-nucleotide--dimethylbenzimidazole phosphoribosyltransferase, giving the protein MSTSLHPELAALIAAIKPADGSAMRAARERQAQLTKPAGALGDLEDLAVRLAGVFGTEQPHPQGVAVLVAAGDHGVAAGGVSAYPPEVTPAMVANFLADTPAGPGGAAVNAIARTVGARVYVMDAGVNADLPEHPALFRASVRRGTRDLRSEPAMTQEEAGASVLAGAALARRAIEEGADLLIPGEMGIGNTTPAAALTARLLELDPTRVTGRGTGVDDATLLRKVDAVRQALEREGSGRADPLGVLADLGGFEIAAMLGMMFQAAASRRAVILDGFVEGSAALVGVALVPALRDFLFPAGECAEVGHAAQLAHLELKPMFCLGLRLGEGTGGVLAAPLLLSAAATLREMRTFAEAGVPGGA
- the cobU gene encoding bifunctional adenosylcobinamide kinase/adenosylcobinamide-phosphate guanylyltransferase, whose translation is MAVIVFVTGGARSGKSSHAERLAAAAGGPVTYLATAQAFDDEMTARIARHRDGRPPDWVTVEQPLDVPAAVGAVSTPTVLLDCLSLWVSNLMLADLADEGVLERADALLAAARARPGLTVLVTNEVGFGIVPDNALARRYRDLLGWVNQRAAAASDEAWLLVSGLPVRLK